A stretch of DNA from Nitratireductor thuwali:
ATGGCTTCTCCTCCATCCTCGCGCCACGCCGTTGGCGCACATCAAATATGTAACAAAAAAACATGAAACATGCAATATTTCGTAACGCATTTTAGGGCGAGGACCAATATGAGCAACACGACGACACCACTGGAAACCGCGAATGAGACACTCGCCGCCGTCTTTGCCCCATGGATCAAGGCAATGCGGCTGGAGGCGGTGGCGATGGACGCCACGGGCGGCGATTTCCGCCTGCCGGAAAACGGCGATCTCGTCCACGCCGGCGGCATCATCTGCGGCCAGGCGACCGCGTCCGCCGCCGACACCTGCGCCGTTGCGGCCCTTTCAGCCGCCAACGGCCGCTTCCGCCCCGTCACCACGGTCGACCTGACCACCCATTTCATCCGCCCGCTGAAACCCGGCCCGGTGGACATCCGCGTGGAAGTCCTGTCGAATGGCAGGCGCATGGCCTATGTGCGGGTGGAAATGCGGGCGGAAGGGGATGAGCGCGTCGCCTTCACGGCGACGGGGGCTTACGCGTATCTGGAGTGAGGTGCCGCTACTTCGACGATCATCACTCTCAATCCTCACCTTTCGGCGGCAGATGCGCGTCTATGACGGTAATGCCCTCATCCATCGCCCACAGCGACATGCCAGCGTCTCCGGCTTGCGGACCCCACTTCGACGCGGCAATCTGCTCCAGCAAAGCACGTGCCTGCCGCATATCGATGGCCCGCGTCGACTTCGCCGCATTGAGTCGAACCTGCATGTTCGGGTGGTCGTAAAGCGTCATCAACAACCGTCTTTGATCACCCGGGCGAGATCGGAGTTCGACTTCAACCGCCACTTTGTCCTTGTAGAGCGCATTATATCTGCTGATCTCGTTTCCAAGCAGCGCATCGTCCTGTGCAACGCCAATATCGGCGAAGCGCTCGACCAGTTGCTCGCTTGTCAATGTCGCTAAGTTCACGTGCCTGTTCATGGGTTCCGCACTCCGTGTCCAACAGCATCTCGATGCCGTGCCGCGCGACGAACAACATGAGAACCGTGTCGACCAGGATGAGAATGCACGCCCAGGGCGGCAATGCGCTCGTCCAACGCCGTTGCTCTCATTCGGGCACA
This window harbors:
- a CDS encoding DUF2019 domain-containing protein, producing the protein MNRHVNLATLTSEQLVERFADIGVAQDDALLGNEISRYNALYKDKVAVEVELRSRPGDQRRLLMTLYDHPNMQVRLNAAKSTRAIDMRQARALLEQIAASKWGPQAGDAGMSLWAMDEGITVIDAHLPPKGED
- a CDS encoding PaaI family thioesterase encodes the protein MSNTTTPLETANETLAAVFAPWIKAMRLEAVAMDATGGDFRLPENGDLVHAGGIICGQATASAADTCAVAALSAANGRFRPVTTVDLTTHFIRPLKPGPVDIRVEVLSNGRRMAYVRVEMRAEGDERVAFTATGAYAYLE